Proteins co-encoded in one Spirosoma endbachense genomic window:
- a CDS encoding DUF4384 domain-containing protein: MKTLLWFTILLSAQWVWAQAPADLVNSGLRFDDEAYLRVEQKPDNVIYKAPLPRAISYEKYLPDIERQGDYGTCVAFTCAYYTRTAIEAIQRNLTTKPQINQTRFSPTYLYSRLKLPNDVTCQQGGTMDEGLLALKNYGAPFWSSLPYPQCIRNVKPYDSEASQFRIRHFERIFDFATMFRVVRQNNNLESVVNANIQNIKRALAGGYPVPIGMMIPLSFQAVSTDTWTPAPSDVDDLYQEIRSGFKRRKLYGHALTVVGYDDSRQAFRVVNSWGTRWADNGLCWIKYRDFVLFTRYAFRVYPMEQPTAKLTKVTPIIAKTNTRPQSPTAPKRSPVPTTQPDKSVTMQASVEMRLVDGSDMPARRLMSRGSTVGDDTNDEIGAYKLVNGYASGTRFKLTVNNDKAAYVYVIGTDQSMKLTRLFPYADSLSAMIDAKESAVLPGPTKHIRLDNNPGQEYYLVLFADKPLDMSALITRMSAIGGSLSHKITQTLGDQLMDWHTMNYDPEQITFSTATDPIGKVVPVLISLDHKP, encoded by the coding sequence ATGAAAACTCTCCTCTGGTTTACGATCTTGCTTTCGGCACAATGGGTTTGGGCACAGGCTCCAGCCGACCTGGTGAATTCGGGCTTACGTTTCGATGATGAAGCCTACCTGCGTGTCGAACAAAAGCCCGACAATGTGATCTATAAGGCTCCACTTCCCAGAGCAATTTCCTACGAAAAATACTTGCCAGACATTGAACGGCAGGGCGACTATGGCACTTGTGTGGCGTTTACCTGTGCGTATTATACCCGAACGGCTATCGAAGCCATTCAGCGAAACCTGACGACTAAACCGCAGATCAATCAGACCCGATTTTCACCAACCTACCTTTATTCCCGACTCAAGTTACCGAACGACGTGACCTGCCAGCAGGGCGGAACAATGGATGAAGGCTTATTGGCGCTCAAAAATTACGGAGCTCCATTCTGGTCCAGTCTCCCCTATCCACAATGCATCAGGAATGTTAAACCCTATGACTCTGAAGCTTCGCAGTTTCGGATTCGTCATTTTGAACGGATTTTTGACTTTGCCACTATGTTCCGCGTGGTTCGCCAGAACAATAATCTCGAGTCGGTTGTCAATGCGAATATACAGAACATCAAACGGGCGCTGGCCGGTGGCTATCCGGTTCCCATCGGCATGATGATTCCTTTGTCATTTCAGGCTGTTTCGACGGATACCTGGACGCCCGCTCCGTCTGATGTCGACGATTTATACCAGGAAATCAGATCCGGCTTTAAACGCCGTAAATTATATGGACATGCCCTCACGGTTGTTGGCTACGACGATAGCCGCCAGGCTTTTCGAGTTGTCAATAGCTGGGGGACACGCTGGGCCGACAATGGTTTGTGCTGGATAAAATACCGGGACTTTGTCTTGTTTACGCGCTATGCGTTCCGGGTGTATCCGATGGAACAACCCACGGCAAAACTAACCAAAGTGACACCCATTATTGCTAAAACTAATACCAGGCCACAATCTCCTACTGCTCCTAAACGATCACCAGTGCCAACCACGCAACCCGACAAATCGGTAACGATGCAGGCCAGCGTGGAAATGCGGCTGGTAGACGGCTCCGACATGCCTGCACGGCGGTTGATGAGCCGGGGTTCGACCGTTGGCGACGATACAAACGACGAAATTGGTGCCTACAAACTTGTTAATGGCTACGCATCCGGAACACGGTTCAAACTGACGGTCAATAACGACAAAGCGGCTTATGTCTACGTGATCGGAACCGATCAGAGCATGAAACTTACACGGTTATTCCCTTATGCCGATAGCCTGAGTGCCATGATCGATGCGAAGGAGTCGGCGGTGTTACCGGGCCCAACCAAACACATTCGGCTCGATAATAATCCGGGACAGGAATATTATCTGGTCCTGTTTGCGGATAAACCGCTCGATATGAGTGCCCTCATAACCAGAATGAGTGCTATAGGTGGCAGTTTATCGCATAAAATTACGCAAACACTCGGCGATCAGTTGATGGACTGGCACACGATGAACTACGATCCAGAACAAATTACATTCAGTACTGCTACTGACCCCATTGGCAAAGTAGTTCCCGTGCTCATTAGCCTCGACCATAAACCGTAA
- a CDS encoding DUF4384 domain-containing protein produces the protein MVRYWFLLCFLLLTGLASGQPQPAQPKIEAPTFRPSDEVYIARQARRFLETAYYFRLNELGRPASDLSAAEKRQIMAGLLDRCFGNGNPLVVNDLDPYQRESSELPIKQYLVNVLTFYRAGDLAIGNDLTDGLHYGRIQANAAGKLFMPLYVSETLTGTYDNNRAPKKRHELRQVKEFRLEFTFDNSNCQRVFDNLKIGGIRRLAAIPSASRLLTGREDLAQMRAQEQDLNMVVDCLTEGIRRQLPAETKHILIDNFTFENRGISTEFGEALTQTLRQQLQQRTGAVVEILKSDNQTADYTVRGSFATTGDQVEIRAKLFNKQAAFERDLVSSDLPVRWVRQNQLTFESPKDANSLRMEAAVKTVMAPQSVGDFSIELQTNRGRQGVTYHEGERMTIKLKVSKPATVRLIYVLEDGTQTLLFDNYRIDGQAVGQFIDVPGDFECSSPFGQEFLLAFATTDTFAPLETKKQNSFNVLTGELTNTVLRTVRGLRANGIIVADKVQITTRPVRF, from the coding sequence ATGGTCAGATATTGGTTTTTATTGTGTTTTTTACTGCTCACAGGGCTGGCTTCAGGGCAGCCTCAACCGGCACAACCCAAAATCGAAGCACCCACATTCCGGCCTTCGGATGAGGTATACATTGCCCGTCAGGCCAGGCGCTTTCTGGAAACTGCCTACTACTTCAGGCTGAATGAATTAGGTCGCCCGGCCAGCGATCTATCGGCGGCCGAAAAACGGCAGATTATGGCCGGTCTGCTTGATCGTTGTTTTGGTAATGGTAACCCGTTGGTCGTCAATGACCTGGACCCCTACCAGCGGGAGAGTTCTGAATTACCGATCAAACAGTATCTGGTTAATGTGTTGACCTTCTATCGTGCCGGCGATCTTGCTATCGGTAATGACCTGACCGATGGGCTACATTATGGCCGGATTCAGGCAAACGCAGCCGGAAAACTTTTCATGCCGTTGTATGTTTCTGAAACCCTGACCGGTACTTACGACAATAACCGGGCACCCAAAAAACGGCATGAATTACGGCAGGTTAAAGAATTCAGGCTGGAGTTTACGTTCGACAACAGCAATTGTCAGCGGGTATTCGATAATCTGAAAATCGGTGGTATTCGGCGTCTTGCCGCTATCCCATCAGCCTCCCGGCTATTGACCGGCCGCGAAGACCTGGCTCAAATGCGGGCGCAGGAGCAGGATCTCAATATGGTAGTCGACTGTTTGACCGAAGGAATTCGACGGCAATTACCCGCCGAGACGAAGCATATTCTGATCGACAATTTTACGTTTGAAAATCGGGGAATCAGCACCGAATTCGGTGAAGCGCTGACGCAAACGCTCCGTCAACAGCTCCAGCAACGAACGGGTGCGGTTGTCGAGATACTCAAAAGCGACAATCAGACTGCCGATTATACAGTGCGGGGAAGTTTCGCAACGACGGGCGATCAGGTGGAGATCCGGGCAAAATTGTTTAACAAACAAGCGGCTTTCGAGCGCGATCTGGTATCCAGTGACCTGCCCGTCCGCTGGGTACGGCAAAACCAATTGACGTTCGAGTCGCCGAAAGATGCCAATAGCCTGCGCATGGAAGCAGCCGTAAAGACAGTAATGGCCCCGCAATCGGTCGGTGATTTTTCCATTGAATTACAAACGAACCGGGGGCGTCAGGGCGTTACCTATCATGAGGGCGAACGGATGACCATTAAGCTGAAAGTAAGTAAACCCGCTACCGTTCGCCTGATTTATGTACTGGAAGACGGTACGCAAACGTTACTATTCGACAATTACCGGATTGATGGGCAGGCCGTGGGGCAGTTCATCGATGTACCGGGTGACTTTGAATGCTCTAGCCCATTTGGACAGGAATTTCTACTAGCCTTCGCCACAACTGATACGTTTGCTCCCCTCGAGACGAAGAAGCAGAACAGCTTCAATGTCTTGACGGGTGAACTGACCAATACTGTTCTCCGTACGGTACGGGGTTTACGGGCAAATGGCATCATTGTGGCTGATAAGGTGCAGATTACGACACGCCCAGTGCGGTTTTAA
- a CDS encoding acetate and sugar kinases/Hsc70/actin family protein: protein MYYLPIRLRGEKVHIVPLRSSRESADGVVPSFIIPYDPQTALTRLLTLDGEVRLVAHGGTNLDRVIDGITLHENRPDSLTLHLTVSDTDAPAEDLLDQSAHFLLEPADETESGLALLARTKDRQIPRTNALTINVQTQLDGQPYLGEIRLYLAEPHAIYDVVMDFGSEASQIVLTNRGSGQRVLERLNIVDDLLRYFYPNLLTSDSGKLTAKALHQRDPDPDLLRSVFFLRRSGAVFQSTDAPNQHGDAEYLNLLTERDRIDSLAQSHFLVSNLKLAHLGAYRFDVSFASPATNEFGVSIRRFSDTISGLQQAIVNYLLRTVLEHLHHSHPANQPFFLSVKLLVPNVFEQQRVSTLVQGTYRNLHDLLQPDSPYALRGAEVGTLSESDAAFLGYRESRSVQRQPLPLKGRYLIVDSGKGTTDFSLIERDDETKSVFRSGFIGAGNAISYAFVETVFAAIFGPDSTVRQQAIWRIALGPTTDLVDKIRFGEIIETLKRGFDKGRNQTAYRPIHDLIGQQIQDIRARYQNNVGSAGLLKEVTDALETLAGQQESLQDEFGFINNVVKRLTDKLAQEVVYSGFYDPDSPPQVILTGRAFLFRLFAEEVSNRFGNVRLASDGRDTTALKKICLAGAFSSETINYDANLVGQPTRQVDGDAGIRLVDAGHETGAVAVLLPRPYEKLTEAAHRLKGMVTKVDGFLQKIRYEPDPSSPVTTQTAPTTLQSRRPLPSLYEGVTFRNYQSSSQWISISGLRYAHPALLTPNQPTVNVFFTGTEFLLRTPTEAARLTIRPEFFQHDQFVFETLFPYLDEPHFSQVVVDQSVGTLDDTI from the coding sequence ATGTACTACCTGCCCATTCGCCTGCGTGGTGAAAAAGTTCATATTGTGCCCCTGCGTTCATCGCGCGAATCAGCCGATGGTGTTGTTCCATCATTTATTATTCCCTACGATCCCCAAACAGCCCTGACACGATTGCTGACGCTCGACGGCGAGGTGCGACTTGTAGCGCATGGTGGAACAAACCTCGACCGGGTAATTGATGGCATAACACTGCATGAAAACCGTCCGGATTCGCTTACCCTTCACCTGACGGTGTCAGATACTGATGCACCAGCAGAAGACTTGTTGGACCAGAGCGCTCACTTTTTGCTCGAACCGGCCGATGAAACTGAATCGGGACTGGCGCTACTGGCCCGAACAAAAGATCGTCAGATCCCACGGACCAACGCGCTGACCATAAACGTGCAAACCCAGTTGGATGGCCAACCATACCTGGGTGAAATCAGGCTGTATCTGGCAGAACCACATGCTATTTATGACGTTGTGATGGACTTCGGCTCAGAAGCCAGTCAGATTGTGCTGACCAATCGGGGCAGCGGGCAGCGCGTGCTGGAACGGCTCAATATTGTCGATGACCTGTTGCGGTATTTCTATCCGAACCTGCTCACTTCCGATAGCGGCAAACTAACGGCAAAAGCCCTTCATCAGCGTGATCCTGATCCGGACTTACTTCGTTCGGTATTTTTTCTACGTCGGTCAGGAGCCGTATTTCAGTCAACGGATGCGCCCAATCAACACGGCGACGCAGAATACCTGAACCTGCTGACCGAACGCGACCGGATTGATTCACTGGCCCAAAGTCATTTTCTGGTATCGAATCTTAAGCTGGCTCACCTGGGTGCCTATCGATTCGATGTTTCGTTTGCCTCGCCAGCCACCAATGAATTTGGGGTTTCGATCCGCCGGTTCAGTGATACCATTAGCGGTTTGCAGCAGGCTATTGTCAATTACCTGCTCCGAACGGTGCTGGAACACCTTCATCATAGCCATCCGGCCAATCAGCCGTTTTTCTTATCCGTCAAATTACTTGTGCCAAACGTTTTTGAGCAGCAGCGGGTCAGCACACTTGTTCAGGGTACGTACCGAAATCTGCATGACCTCCTGCAACCCGACTCGCCCTATGCCCTTCGCGGGGCCGAAGTCGGAACGTTATCGGAGAGCGACGCTGCTTTTCTTGGCTACCGCGAAAGCCGGTCTGTTCAGCGGCAACCTCTACCGTTGAAAGGTCGTTACCTGATTGTTGATTCGGGGAAAGGGACTACTGATTTTTCGCTGATCGAGCGTGACGATGAAACCAAATCTGTCTTTCGATCGGGTTTCATCGGGGCAGGCAATGCGATTTCCTACGCTTTCGTGGAAACGGTTTTCGCGGCTATTTTTGGTCCAGATTCTACAGTCAGGCAGCAGGCCATCTGGCGAATTGCCCTCGGTCCTACCACAGATCTGGTCGACAAAATTCGGTTTGGAGAGATTATCGAAACCTTGAAGCGAGGATTCGACAAAGGCAGGAATCAAACTGCTTACCGCCCCATTCATGACCTGATCGGCCAGCAGATACAGGATATTCGCGCCCGGTATCAGAACAACGTGGGTTCGGCTGGCTTGCTGAAAGAGGTGACGGACGCACTGGAAACGCTCGCAGGGCAGCAGGAGTCATTACAGGACGAATTTGGTTTCATCAATAACGTAGTCAAACGGCTGACCGATAAACTGGCGCAGGAAGTCGTTTATTCAGGCTTTTATGATCCAGACTCACCACCGCAGGTCATTCTGACGGGCCGGGCATTTTTGTTCCGGCTCTTTGCCGAAGAAGTCAGCAATCGGTTTGGCAATGTTCGTTTAGCGTCTGATGGGCGAGATACAACAGCACTGAAGAAAATTTGTCTGGCGGGTGCATTCAGCAGTGAGACCATCAATTACGATGCGAATCTTGTCGGCCAACCAACTCGGCAGGTCGATGGCGATGCGGGCATTCGCCTGGTCGATGCGGGTCACGAAACCGGTGCCGTGGCGGTGTTGCTGCCCCGTCCTTATGAGAAATTAACGGAGGCAGCCCACCGGCTCAAAGGTATGGTGACCAAAGTTGACGGTTTTCTGCAAAAGATTCGCTACGAGCCCGATCCATCATCGCCCGTTACAACTCAAACCGCCCCAACGACCTTACAATCAAGACGGCCGCTGCCGTCGTTGTATGAGGGCGTTACGTTCAGAAACTACCAGTCGTCAAGCCAGTGGATTTCCATCAGTGGATTGCGGTATGCCCATCCGGCCTTGTTGACACCCAATCAGCCAACGGTCAATGTGTTTTTTACGGGTACTGAATTTCTGTTACGGACCCCAACCGAAGCGGCCCGCCTGACCATCCGGCCCGAATTTTTTCAGCACGACCAATTCGTCTTTGAAACCTTATTCCCGTATCTCGATGAACCGCATTTCAGCCAGGTAGTGGTTGATCAGTCGGTCGGTACGCTCGATGACACAATCTGA